ACTGCCAACTTCTAAGATGcgagttgttgttgttttattttttattttttaatttttaatttttataaatgtttCCATGAGGAGGAGAGTTTGCCACACTTTTAAGCCTGCCCACCATTACCTTTTTAATCGCAAAATAGAACtttaagagtccgtttggattgagctGGAGCGAGGGAGAGAAGAGTagagttgacaaaaaattaGGCATTTCTAGCAATAAGAGATAggcattaaaaataaaaaatcatgagCATATTCTGTTCAATTGCTTTACACGTATCTCTGTGGACTTTTGCCACTAGAATTAGGGCcgtaaatgaaccaagccgtTTATAACTAGCTCAGGCTTGGTTCAATAAAAGACTcattcatgtttgtttatttataaacaagttAAGCTGGagttttagttttaggcttgtttaataaatgggtcgagCTCGAGTGAATAATATTGTTCATGAATAAGCTCGTGAACACCAAGGCTCCttacaaaagtaacaaaacaaaTTGAGCCCAGACttatttatgagtttgataATGAAATCGATATGAGCTTGACAAGTAAACTCATATCCTCtaagactttaattaattataagttgcGACTACTCATCCAAACCAAATAGGTTATATAATAAACTTGATATACACTTGATAATATACTTTTGTTGGATCTCAAGTTAGAAAACATGatattgagtttgagtttgagtttgggCTTGATATAGAGCTCgagcttggcttgactaatgaaCTGAGTCAAGCCAAGTCAAGCTTAggtttttatactttataacaAGCCAAGCTTGGACATTTTGCTTTTGCTGTTGAGCTGGGCTTGAATATTCACTACTCGACAAAATTCTACTTGTTTACAACCCTATCTGGAATGGAACAAATTTGAGTGAATAGCTGACCTCACCTCAGCTGTAAATTACATTTCCTAGTACAACTTTCCAGACAAAAAGCTTTGGAAATGGCATGTAGTATGAATTGATttatgatattgatattgagTTGGAGCACTGTTATAGTTTTCCAGACAAAAAGCCTAGGTGACTCCCGTGACGGCTGCCTAACATGTAGGATACAGAcataaattcttttcttttttcacactATTTTCTCAGGACTTGTTAACATGTAGGATatagacaaaattttttttttttcacactatTTTCTCAGGACTTGTTAAGGTAATAAGTTGATTGGaataacattttcacaagatTTTATACTCGACAAAACTTTTGTTATGCACCAAATATAGTAGGTCACATGAGtagttatcaaaaaaagatCGTAAAAATGTCTTTCTAACtgtttgtgttttaaaaattagctGCGGGGCTCAAATTCTTGGAACCTGATATGTCATGTAAACGTAAGAATTATTGAGTTGCAGTAATAGTTAAGAAATCATTTTCACAAAGTTAAAGTAGGTTTACCTGTCTAAGATTAGATCTTGGTACTGATTCATAATAACCAAATCGAATTGTGAGCCTATTCGTGAAGCAAAttcaatgaaacaacaatagTCTTTGTtcggaaaaaagaaaatcaaccaATGGATGTTGTAATGCTTGGCATTGTTATGATAAAAAACTCATATGGGATCATCATGATGCCTCCCACGAAGTTTCCTTTGTACAGTTTGTTTTCAACATGTCAAATGATTCAactacaaaagaagaaaaaaatgaaaaagccAATGAGCATCCAGAATTCCCATTCCCAATAAAAAGTAGAGatctttttacatttaaaacaaaaaccaaaaccataCAAGcagaattttcttcttcttcttcatgtaCATATTGAAGTTGCTATAAATGATCAAAACAATCATTGTTTGTTAGACAAGTGTTAGTGTCGGTCCAGATCATCCAATAATGGCTGCCATTAGGCTACTGCAAAGCACTGAATCCCACGGGTTGGTCTCTGCCCTTGTTAGTAGGTCATTTTTCTCTTACAGCTTCCAAGTTGGTGAATTCCTGAGAATCCAAACTTTGTTCCAGCCGGAGTCTTTACCATGTTTACATTTTCCTTCCTAGTTCCTAGCCACCCACAATTTTGTTATTGATTACTTGAATGTCTGGCATGCTGTACAGTGCAAATGCAGAGAATATGAGATTAGTATCACATGCACAAATTCTATTAATTATACAAATCATAGAGGTAGTATGCAGAATTATTTGATTAGAAAGGGCAAAGCATAAAGATTTTAAAGGTTGATTTCAATTATGAGAGATATCAGTATTTTACCATTCAGGGCTCTATTGTTCATAGTAAATCAATAATTGGAAtcacattggtacttgtgtgaCGGCAGTGGTTCAAATCCAAACAATTTCGTAAGAATGcttatagttatatatattaattaattatggatTTGATGTTGCATAATGCATCCGAGAAAGACATGTGGAAAGGTTAGTTGGGAATGCACTATTTTCTCTTGGAAAATTTAGGATGAAAGAagcaaaaaagataaaagagttTCCATGTCTAAGAACATTTCATCATGCAACGATTAAGACTACTAGTATTTGTTTGAAATGGTCCCACTATGAAGagaattttattattgttttttttttgtgaactcACAAGATCCTTTATACTAAATTTTGAATAGCTTTTCGAtaaataagttttctatttaAATTTACGTTATAATGATTCCAATGAATAGCATAATCAGTTGTGAATCATGTTTCAAGAAACAAAAAGTTCATTAATTTGaatattcttttctcttttattattattattattattattattattattattattattattattattattatattttggcaTGATAGGCTCAACCCCTAGGCAATTTTGACAATTGACTAGAGCTcccacgtaaaaaaaaaaaaaaaaaatcttggtcCTGAAATATAACACTAtacttataaaattataataaccTAGAATAAGATATATTTCATATctattcacatttttttttttcattttgaacaGGTTTATCTAGCTAGActtctttatttgatttattttttagagagagagagagagagagagagagagagagagagagagaaatgcatAAGATATATTTCACCTAAAGTTATCAATATGGCGCTCAAATCTTGTTGATCTGACCTTGTTTATTGGAACTGAACTACTAAAATGAAAGACTTATGTTATGGTTTTGGGTGaaataccaacaaaaaaagaactttgAGGATTGGGATAATcctaagtacaaaaaaaaactaccaaaaatattaatttgctCTTTAAACACAAACGATATTTAACACCATTTAAAAAGTTGCTCAGTTCTccaagttccttttttttttgacagagtTCTCCAAGTTCCTAGTTTTTAAAGCTTGTTTTGAATGCacaattttaataataactAGATATGACAATTATATGCTTGAGGGAGTGTATGAGTAATCAATGGTAGGTAAATAACGGtcaaagataaaagaaaaaaacaaaatgagtaCAAGATTTTTCAAACTAAGATATATGACGATTCTGATTTGGgagcaaataaaatatttttgaaaatttttggtaaTACCTAACATTAATCTAAATTTCAGggataaattatacatttttaccctataattaaattaaatataaatatggaTTTTATTAGTATTTCTTTTATATCTTTCCCTTTCAAGTAAAGGAGCTTTGGTGGAGTGGATAAAAGCAGTGAATATgaaattattatcattatcgTTTGACGAAaggggaaaaggaaaaaagtggGTGAAAAAGTGATTGATTATGGAGAAGAAAAGGTTAAAAGAGCCACACTTAATTTCTTTAGAACATGTCAACAATAACATTCCCAGCCTCACGAGCACAATGTAGCCTGCTTGAGAGGATATCATATTCAAGTGGTCCTaccaaagataaataaaaatcaagtgGGGACTACTGTACCCCATCTCTATTTGGCATTTGCCGTCACTTGAGGTCCTCTTGAtctggttatttatttatttatttttttagttttttattgtattttttcaaaacttttaacTAGAGACTAATTACTGTTCACGATAAATAAGCCCATACTAAAATAAATCGCTAACTTATAGAGTTTTTTCAAAATACTAGTGAGAACATCACTTTGAGCCTAACCGCTTTGCCAACCCACTGGGTTTGATCTGTTTACTACCAATTCAAGATCTTCTCAACTATTCATAATTTGGCATGTATTAGGCTAcgacaaaaattatatattttctttcttaagaCAAAAGTGAGAACATTATTTTCCACGTGTCATCATTATAGTGGTGTTTCTGAAAGGGTCCACTGGGCCCCAGTCCACACAAGGGCCACACCCCTATCATAACAATAAATCTTCCACCAACTTCACCTCAGTGTGTCAAATATATATGCCTATGTCATATATTGGAACTTGCAAGTaccaaaccaaagaaaatgagcaaagaaagaagaggaCCTAGTCAAAGGGGCATCTGTTCTGTGGGACTCAGAGTCCTACGTGGCACTGACCAAACACATTCCCCCACGCTCTCTCTAATCTCAACAGACTTCGTTTGTTGTGtgcgttttgtttttttaagaaaaatcaaaaagtgCAAATCTTAAACTGTATTTGATAAATTCTTTGATGTCCACTAGGAAAGCGAGagattctctctcttatatatatgtatatatttttttgtttggcggGTAAATTCGCCACTTAGACAAAAAATTacactaaaaaatgaaaaatgttaaagatTTTCCCGCTTACTTTGTCACCACCTGACACTAAAACCCCTCAAAAGAATGAACAAAAAACTAGGGTTTTCCTTTCCTACCAAGTATCCAATGCAGACAAACAAATTAAGGGTTTGATTTTTATGGTCttcatttgttaatatttttatttttacatgcCTCCTAAAAAGAAACTAGTGAAAAGGGacaaagccaattttttttttttaagattttgttgttattttcattaaagaaatattaggctgttttgttttttgtactGTTTTAGTGCTGTTTTGCACCTTTTATTAAGCTTTCATGGCCAAAAAATTTTCTGGGTCCCTGGTCTTTAATGCAGTCTCTCTGTCCATTTGGTAAGAGACCCATTTCTTGTTTCTTCATGGGTTTGTTGTTGTAGCTGTAATCCATGTGGGACTTGATGGTACCAGATTGTTCAAAGCTCTGAAGACTGAACTTCGCAAGGAAGTGACCTTGTTGCTAAAAAGATTGAATCTTTGGGAGGGGTAGTTTCTGCTGAGCCTACATTGTGAATCAAGGAGGAACATTGGTAAGAAAAATGCTCCATTTTGCTCTGGTTAGATCTCTGAAAGTGACTGTATGGTACATTTCAGCCATTTAATGCTTTAGCTAAGCTTTGAGTGGTTAAAAATTTGTTCTTTGCTAAGCATTATTGTGTTTATGACTTTCATTGGAAGGAGGACCGGTCTTTTGATGTTCTGGCTTCCAAGCGTTTGGTTGTTTGTTAGGTGAAGTACTGTGTTGGTGAATATATTTGGGGACTTTGGATGCTTTGATTATTCTAAAGTTCTCTTTTTTGGGCTTTCCAAAGTGGTAATCTTTCATGCTTTTGAAGAATGGTTGTTGcatactttttgttttattgtaaaagtattCAACCAACTTTGTGTTCTCCTTTGAATTCGTGGGTTTGAGAGCTCGAAAACCCCATTTCCTTCACCAGATTAGGCTGATTTCTCATAGTAGTGAAGGATTGTTGAGTTGTTTCCTGGGTtctgttgttatttttttacagTAAGTGGTGTGGAAATCAGTTGACTGTTGGGGTTTGTGGATTAGAAGCTGAAAAAAGcttttctttgtgttcttcaCATTGAAAGGATTAGCATGAAGGTCATTGCTCTTTTAGTggcaactttatttttcctctctgCCATGGGGCAGCTTCCTTCACAAGACATTTTGGCATTGCTTGAATTCAAGAAAAGTATCAAGCATGATCCCACTGGTTATGTCCTCAGTTCATGGAATGAGGAGTCTATTGACTTTAATGGCTGCCCTTCTTCTTGGAATGGAATTGTTTGCAATGGTGGAAGTGTTGCTGGGGTTGTTCTTGATAACTTAGGTCTGTCTGCTGATGTGGACTTGAGTGTATTTTCCAACCTCACTAAACTCTTGAAACTCTCCATGTCAAACAATTCCATGTCAGGCGAGATTCCTGAGAACATAGCTGCCTTGAAAAGCCTTGAGTTTCTGGATGTATCTAATAATCTGTTTTCTTCATCTTTACCGCCGGGGATTAGTGAGTTAGCGAGCTTAAGAAACCTCTCATTGGCTGGGAACAACTTCTCCGGCCCAATTCCGGATTCCATATCTGGGCTTGCCTCAATCCAGACATTGGACTTGAGCCACAATTCCTTATCCGGGCCGCTGCCAACATCATTGACAAAGCTCACTCGCTTGGTATCACTGAATCTATCTTTTAATGGCTTTACAAAGAGAATCCCAAAAGGTTTTGAGCTGATTTCTGGTCTGGAGGTGCTTGACTTGCATGGAAATATGTTTGATGGTTATCTGGATGCTCAATTTTTGCTTCTATCAACTGCCATTTATGTCGACTTCAGTGGGAACATGCTAGGTAGTTCTAGTTCGCAGCAGCAGAAATTTTTACCGGGTATTTCTGACACTATTAAGCATTTGAATCTTAGCCACAACCAGCTCACTGGATCATTGGTGAGTGGAGGTGAGCTACAGCTCTTTGAAAACTTGAAGGTGTTGGATCTGAGCTACAACCAGCTGTCTGGAGAACTGCctgaatttaattttgtttatgaCCTCCAAGTCCTCAAGCTCAGCAACAATGGATTCTCTGGGTTTGTTCCTAATGGCCTACTGAAAGGAGATTCTTTAGTACTTACTGAACTGGATTTGAGTGCCAACAATCTGTCAGGTACTTAAATGGTTACTTTGTTTATTCTGGCAGTTCTGAAATtcacaaataatatattatgtTAAACCGTTCCATTGCTTGCACTACTACTATGTAATGTTAATCATTGTGTCTCACATTCATGTTCATCTTTCAGGGCCAATAAGTATGATCACATCAACAACTCTTCACACACTTAATCTCTCTTTAAACGGACTCACAGGCGAGCTTCCTTTGCTGACTGGAAGCTGTGCAGTACTTGATCTATCGAAGAACAAATTCGGGGGAAATTTAACGAGGATGGTAAAATGGGGTAACCTTGAATTCCTTGATCTCAGTCAGAATCATTTGACAGGGCCTGTCCCTGAAGTAACCCCACAATTTTTGCGTTTAAATTATCTCAACCTTTCCCATAATTCTCTTAGTAGCATGCTGCCAACGGTTATCACACAGTATCCAAAGCTTAGAGTTCTTGATCTCAGCTCCAACCAGCTAAATGGAAAGCTTCTAGCTGATCTGTTAACAATGCCCACTTTGCAAGAGCTTCATCTTGAAAACAATATATTGACCGGTGATATTAAGTTTTCTCCTCCTTCCTCTGGTGAACACAATCTACAAATTCTAGATCTTTCTCATAATCAATTTAGTGGCTATTTTCCAGATCAATTTGGGTCATTGACTGGACTTCAACTGCTCAATATTGCTGGAAATAACTTTTCTGGTTCTCTGCCAACTTCCATGGCGGGCATGAGCTCGTTAAGCTCATTGGATTTATCACAGAACCACTTTACAGGTCCTTTACCAAACAACTTGCCTGATACCCTTGACAGCTTTAATGCTTCATATAATGATCTTTCAGGGGTTGTCCCTGAAAACCTGAGAAAGttccctagttcttctttctacCCTGGAAATTCTAGGTTAAGTTTACCTGGTGGTGGTTCTTCTGGGGTAAACAATTCTCCATCTGAAAACCACAAGAAGAAGCCAATGAACACTATTGTCAAAGTCATAATTATTGTTTCATGCGTGGTTGGTGTTTTCATTCTTATACTGCTTGCCATCTTTGTACATTACATCCGTCTATCAAGGAGACCCCCACCAGAAAGTGCTATAAAAAAATCAGTCAGCAGGCGAGCTCCACCAAACCCCTCAGGCATTAGTGGAACAGATAGTGGCGGTGCTTTGGTAGTTTCAGCTGAGGATCTCGTGGCTTCCAAGAAAGGATCCTCATCTGAGATAATCAGCCCTGACGAAAAAATGGCAGCTGTAACTGGCTTTTCCCCATCAAAAACTAGCCATTTCTCTTGGTCACCTGAGTCTGGGGATTCACTCACTGCTGAGCACTTTGCCAGACTGGATGTGAGATCACCAGATCGATTAATTGGTGAGTTGCATTTTCTTGATGATACCATCATGTTAACACCTGAGGAGCTGTCTCGCGCACCAGCTGAAGTATTGGGGAGAAGCAGCCATGGGACTTCTTATAAGGCAACACTGGAAAATGGGATGTTCTTGACAGTCAAGTGGTTGAAAGAAGGGGTAGCCAAACAGAGGAAAGAGTTTGCTAAGGAGGCTAAAAAGTTTGCAAACATCAGGCATCCAAATGTGGTGGGTTTGAGAGGGTACTATTGGGGGCCTACACAGCATGAGAAGCTCATCCTTTCAGATTACATCGCACCTGGAAGTCTTGCAAGCTTTCTATATGGTAACATTTTGTCCTTACCCTTGTTTTGATAAGTTGTCTTACGTAGTTGCGTTATGGACATTGACACCTGTAACAGGTGAAGCGATCTTAACAAATGGTACAACAAAGATGCTCACAAATGCCCATATCCTGCTTTTAATATATACATCGAAGTATAGCTTTTGGTACTCACTTGATCAGCTCATAGGGGACCCTATGTGAGTCCTAATAGAAATTTCCTTTGCATTTGGCTTCATGATGCGGTGAAGGAAATAAAGGTGTGAGTCCTAAAAGAAATTTCCTTTGCATTTGGCATCATGATCTGGTGAAGGAAATAAAGATGAAACAATTACACAATTTATCAAGCCTATGAACTCAAGGTTTAGCTATGGGAGAGATCATGTTCGGAGAGTGCTTTTATTGCATTCTTTCTATCTTAAACTTTTTTGTTAGAAGCTGAAATATCTGGCGATATCTGCCTTGGAGGCatggtcaattttttttgtgtcaAAGATAGTTGGTGTTAGTTGTTAGTGAACCTACACCAAAACGCCTCAATAGGCGAATTATTGTTGGTTTTGTTCATATTATCTTAGTTCTCCTTTCTGATGGAGTGATAAGAAACTTTACATGTTGACAAAATCACTGATTTTCTTACTAATCGATGTTTCCTTCTACTCCAGACATTCTTAGTAGAACCAAATAGTATAAGCAGTACTACATACATGAAAAATCAACTGTTCTTGTGAATCAGGAAGTCACTTATTAAATTCTTGTATAACCACTTACCAaaatctttaaataaattatccattcactttagcatttttcatcaTAGCCTGACCGAATCATCACTTTGGCGTTCTAATGTTATTGATTGTTCATTGGTCATTGTTAGAATAAtgtttaaatgattaaattcatcttttCTAACAGCTTAAACGTTTAGGATAGGTGGTAATTTACTATAGTATCAAAGTAGGTGGTCCTGAGTTCAAACCCTTGTCTCCACTCTACATCCCATTTAAAACTTGGTAATTCCATGTGGTTCTCTGCATATTGAGTGGAGTTTGGGCCCACGCTTAAAGGGGACTGTTAATATAatggttaaattattaaatagaaATTTTCCCTTATAGCTGAAGCTTTTGGTACAAGTGTAAATTTATCACGCACCTTAAGGAGTAAGAGTTAAGGAGTTGGCAAAAAGTTGACCTAGTGTTTATTTGCCGTGAACCAGTATTGTTTGTCACCTCATTACACATTACCTCAAATGTTTTAGCCAAGTTTATTGCTTGTTGGCTAGATGTTTAGATTTCAATCAATACAAACCTTATTATGTGGCAATTTCATGCAGGAATCTCCTTACAAGAAGCTTTTGCAAAGTTTTGTTTTAACTTAGATGAAAGAAGGGCTTTTGCATTTGTCCCTTTTAATATgacattgatttattttatatgtatctGTATATGTTTCTTTCCATACGTCACtatttagtttgttttttaaatttctgatGCATCCCTATTTTCAGACCGGCCAGGAAGAAAAGGTCCGCTGTTAACCTGGGCCCAAAGGCTCAAAATAGCAGTTGATGTTGCACGTGGCCTGAACTATCTCCATTTTGATCGTGCTGTACCACATGGTAACTTGAAAGCAACAAATATACTGTTGGATGGGCCTGATCTAAATGCACGTGTTGCTGATTATTGCCTCCACCGCCTCATGACCCTGGCTGGCACCATGGAACAAATTCTTGATGCTGGGATTTTAGGTTACCGCGCGCCCGAGTTGGCTGCTTCCAAGAAGCCACTGCCTTCCTTCAAGTCTGATGTTTATGCCTTTGGAGTGGTACTTTTAGAACTTCTAACAGGAAGGTGTGCTGGTGATGTAATCTCTGGTTTAGAGGGGGGTGTTGATTTGACAGATTGGGTGCGGTTGAGGGCAGCAGAAGGTCGCGGCTCGGAGTGTTTTGATCCTGCAGTGATGCTGGAAATGGGGAATCCAGCAATTGAGAAGGGAATGAAGGAGGTCCTTGGAATAGCTTTACGATGTATACGATCAGTTTCTGAGAGGCCAGGTATCAAGACCATATATGAAGATCTCTCATCTATATAGTTTGGTGTCTAGGCTTGAGTTTTTCTGGGAATTTAATATCTTATTAGCCTCCCTTTCTGAATTCTTGATGTGGCATGTTTGCATCATGCTCTGCTAATTGTATTAACCATTGTTGTAAAAATGGAGCATATTTCAATGGggtacaaaattttatattttgttaccATGATGTTCTTTGACTTTTGCTTTGTGATGAATCAACCAGTTTGCCTACTGATCCTACTgaaattaaaatgcaaagaatTAAGATTTTTGGTAACATGCTAAATTGAACTGAAGTCCCCTTCTTATTTGACTATGGCCCAGTCCAATTCAATTGGGCTTCCTATTTCCTGTATCCAAATAAATTTTCATGTTTGTTCTGGCTGTCTGGGTTCTCTCGGCTGTGGCTCCCGGTGACCCAAAACAGATTTGGTAATGGGCTGGTTTGACTTGCGGCCTCGCCAGAGTCCAGACCCTTTGAGTTATGGGCTGTTGGGTTTTGAATATTTATTCAAGTAGGCCTCTTTACATTTATACACCCATCTTCAATCATCACCAAAGAAGATATCATATTGATCAGAAAAGATAACATCTACAATACTAGAAACAATTTAACATATGAGTTTAAGTGGCtattatagattatagataAACATGACAAAGGGTACATATACTTTTCTATTTTCTGATCAGTaaaatggagatttttttttgggatatatATAATAGACACATTTTATACATAACAAATTACAATTATAATTGAGTGTAAAATGCTAGAGATTTAAATTCTTAAATGTCAGGTGATGTTCTAGAAAGCTACTAGAAGTAAGACAAT
The sequence above is drawn from the Castanea sativa cultivar Marrone di Chiusa Pesio chromosome 5, ASM4071231v1 genome and encodes:
- the LOC142637266 gene encoding LRR receptor-like serine/threonine-protein kinase GHR1, which encodes MKVIALLVATLFFLSAMGQLPSQDILALLEFKKSIKHDPTGYVLSSWNEESIDFNGCPSSWNGIVCNGGSVAGVVLDNLGLSADVDLSVFSNLTKLLKLSMSNNSMSGEIPENIAALKSLEFLDVSNNLFSSSLPPGISELASLRNLSLAGNNFSGPIPDSISGLASIQTLDLSHNSLSGPLPTSLTKLTRLVSLNLSFNGFTKRIPKGFELISGLEVLDLHGNMFDGYLDAQFLLLSTAIYVDFSGNMLGSSSSQQQKFLPGISDTIKHLNLSHNQLTGSLVSGGELQLFENLKVLDLSYNQLSGELPEFNFVYDLQVLKLSNNGFSGFVPNGLLKGDSLVLTELDLSANNLSGPISMITSTTLHTLNLSLNGLTGELPLLTGSCAVLDLSKNKFGGNLTRMVKWGNLEFLDLSQNHLTGPVPEVTPQFLRLNYLNLSHNSLSSMLPTVITQYPKLRVLDLSSNQLNGKLLADLLTMPTLQELHLENNILTGDIKFSPPSSGEHNLQILDLSHNQFSGYFPDQFGSLTGLQLLNIAGNNFSGSLPTSMAGMSSLSSLDLSQNHFTGPLPNNLPDTLDSFNASYNDLSGVVPENLRKFPSSSFYPGNSRLSLPGGGSSGVNNSPSENHKKKPMNTIVKVIIIVSCVVGVFILILLAIFVHYIRLSRRPPPESAIKKSVSRRAPPNPSGISGTDSGGALVVSAEDLVASKKGSSSEIISPDEKMAAVTGFSPSKTSHFSWSPESGDSLTAEHFARLDVRSPDRLIGELHFLDDTIMLTPEELSRAPAEVLGRSSHGTSYKATLENGMFLTVKWLKEGVAKQRKEFAKEAKKFANIRHPNVVGLRGYYWGPTQHEKLILSDYIAPGSLASFLYDRPGRKGPLLTWAQRLKIAVDVARGLNYLHFDRAVPHGNLKATNILLDGPDLNARVADYCLHRLMTLAGTMEQILDAGILGYRAPELAASKKPLPSFKSDVYAFGVVLLELLTGRCAGDVISGLEGGVDLTDWVRLRAAEGRGSECFDPAVMLEMGNPAIEKGMKEVLGIALRCIRSVSERPGIKTIYEDLSSI